The following are from one region of the Nitrospirota bacterium genome:
- the hypB gene encoding hydrogenase nickel incorporation protein HypB: MKVKVVRRILEANEKIAEENRRLFKEKGIFTINLMSGPGAGKTSLLVRTIEALKDRVSIGVVEGDITGTDDAERINALDVPVVQINTEGACHLDANMIREALDEIPLNDISLLFIENVGNLVCPAEFNVGEDMKAMVLSISEGDDKPLKYPLMFQESGALIINKTDLLPYTDVDMEKIRRSALSLNSGLKIFEVSCRTGAGLPDWTDYLTTLLAT; this comes from the coding sequence ATGAAGGTAAAGGTAGTAAGGCGTATACTTGAAGCCAACGAGAAGATCGCAGAAGAAAACAGGAGGCTTTTTAAAGAGAAAGGGATTTTTACAATAAATCTGATGAGCGGCCCCGGTGCCGGAAAAACCTCTCTTCTTGTGAGGACCATAGAGGCATTGAAAGACAGGGTTTCAATAGGGGTAGTAGAGGGCGATATTACCGGCACAGATGATGCAGAAAGGATAAATGCCCTTGATGTCCCTGTGGTTCAGATAAATACGGAAGGGGCATGTCACCTTGATGCCAACATGATAAGGGAGGCGCTTGATGAGATTCCCCTTAATGATATAAGCCTTCTGTTCATCGAGAATGTAGGCAACCTTGTCTGTCCTGCTGAGTTTAATGTTGGCGAAGATATGAAGGCAATGGTGCTTAGTATCTCTGAGGGTGATGACAAGCCTTTAAAATATCCCTTGATGTTTCAGGAATCAGGTGCACTCATCATCAACAAGACGGACCTCCTTCCTTATACGGATGTAGACATGGAAAAGATAAGAAGGAGTGCCCTGTCTCTTAATTCCGGTTTGAAAATATTTGAGGTCTCCTGCAGGACCGGTGCAGGTTTGCCTGACTGGACCGATTATTTGACCACGCTGTTAGCCACGTAG
- a CDS encoding DUF948 domain-containing protein, translating into MSEIAVVIIAVVVIISAGFLIPVLIEFRKTMKGLNEFLDTTGKELPPAIDELKQTLENLKSISGDIQSVTGGVREITDVLTDTANNVRSISTVISRVGSETNAAIAGFKSGVKTAVIVFFKNLLRKGG; encoded by the coding sequence ATGAGTGAGATTGCAGTTGTTATAATAGCGGTGGTTGTCATAATTTCTGCTGGTTTTTTAATCCCTGTGCTTATTGAGTTCAGGAAGACGATGAAGGGACTTAATGAGTTTCTTGATACCACAGGAAAAGAGCTTCCACCAGCAATTGATGAACTTAAACAGACCCTTGAAAACCTCAAGAGTATTTCCGGAGATATTCAATCGGTAACAGGGGGAGTAAGGGAGATTACCGATGTCCTTACAGATACAGCCAATAATGTCCGGTCAATATCAACTGTAATCAGCAGAGTTGGAAGCGAGACAAATGCCGCTATTGCCGGTTTTAAAAGCGGTGTTAAAACAGCAGTTATAGTTTTCTTTAAGAATTTATTGCGTAAGGGAGGTTAA
- a CDS encoding response regulator gives MEKKKILIVEDEKEQADCLKELLTLKPGNSWESVDVLYAASGNEAINQLSSDIDIVVLDIILPDMSGLEVLRHIKERYPSIPVIVVTAYGTEDLCLRAFRLGAKDYIKKPFSFDELLKKIEAIISGSFCEINADSEVSESPMIPPQILSKLVKVKTYIDYNYMLPITISELSSVSGLNRVYLCRYFRALTGFTCNAYIRRLRLDHAIQLLKEGDNSISDVSMKLGYSPKYFSTLFKKTYGIVPKKIKE, from the coding sequence ATGGAGAAAAAGAAGATACTGATAGTTGAGGATGAGAAGGAACAGGCTGATTGCCTTAAGGAACTCCTTACTTTAAAGCCAGGCAATAGTTGGGAATCCGTTGATGTGCTCTATGCTGCAAGCGGGAACGAGGCGATTAATCAGCTCTCTTCTGATATCGATATAGTTGTGCTGGATATAATACTGCCTGACATGAGCGGTCTCGAGGTTCTCAGACACATCAAGGAACGCTACCCCTCTATTCCTGTAATTGTTGTCACAGCTTACGGGACAGAGGACCTGTGCCTGAGGGCTTTCAGGCTCGGGGCAAAGGACTATATAAAGAAGCCCTTCAGTTTTGATGAGTTACTGAAGAAGATCGAAGCAATTATTTCAGGGAGTTTCTGCGAGATCAATGCTGATTCCGAAGTAAGTGAATCCCCTATGATTCCACCGCAGATTCTATCAAAATTGGTGAAGGTAAAGACGTATATTGATTACAACTATATGTTGCCAATCACTATTTCAGAGCTCAGCTCTGTTTCCGGTCTGAACAGGGTTTATTTGTGCAGGTATTTCAGGGCACTTACAGGATTTACCTGCAATGCCTATATAAGAAGGTTGAGACTGGATCATGCAATTCAGTTACTGAAGGAAGGTGACAATAGTATATCCGATGTTTCAATGAAGCTTGGTTACAGCCCCAAATACTTCTCTACCCTCTTTAAGAAGACCTACGGTATTGTCCCGAAAAAGATAAAGGAATGA
- a CDS encoding DUF502 domain-containing protein — protein sequence MKKLTEYFLKGLLFLVPLVATVYVVYLVFIKIDRLFSFRIPGVGFVVTILTITAVGFIASNFLTKRLVLLVDRTFARLPFIKMIYTSIKDLIGAFVGDKKSFNKPVLVTLMPGSKIQVIGFVTREGLHNLGLSDSVAVYLPQSYNFAGNLIIVPKEQVAPLSADSGDVMAFIVSGGVTAN from the coding sequence ATGAAGAAACTCACAGAGTATTTTTTAAAGGGTCTTTTGTTTTTAGTACCGTTGGTGGCAACGGTTTATGTCGTGTATCTTGTTTTTATAAAGATAGACAGGCTTTTCAGCTTCAGGATCCCGGGGGTGGGGTTTGTAGTTACAATACTGACAATAACCGCTGTGGGATTTATTGCCTCAAATTTCCTGACAAAGAGACTGGTGCTCCTGGTTGACAGAACCTTTGCCAGGCTGCCGTTCATAAAGATGATTTACACATCCATAAAAGACCTGATAGGTGCATTTGTTGGCGATAAGAAGAGTTTTAACAAACCTGTTTTAGTTACCCTTATGCCGGGGAGCAAGATACAGGTTATAGGGTTTGTAACTCGTGAAGGCCTGCATAATTTAGGGCTTTCAGACAGTGTTGCCGTATATCTTCCCCAGTCATACAACTTTGCAGGAAATCTCATAATTGTGCCAAAAGAACAGGTTGCCCCCCTTAGCGCTGACAGCGGAGACGTTATGGCCTTCATCGTATCAGGGGGCGTGACAGCGAATTAA
- a CDS encoding FecR family protein — translation MKKYGLVMLICLALILIVTSKSYSGISDTDDDTEAGQVLTVKGSVYLVRNAQKNNAEPQMQLLLKDTVVTDRGARTKLFFMDDSILNLGELSRVEVKEYLYTPEKKRSRSVYRLISGSLRMVVGRSDLEIHTPTAVAAARGTKFIVWVEGSGDNMFTGIITLESEVVVKNIVKGIAGEVTVKSGQMSRVYMDKPPEAAQPIDIGIMRQLSDQTMVLGNTIKGPDRLPEGIPMQFTEGLYMFQPPVSQEPVETSVPVTINVIFP, via the coding sequence ATGAAAAAATATGGACTGGTAATGCTCATTTGTCTTGCCTTGATTCTCATTGTCACATCAAAATCATATTCCGGGATATCTGATACAGATGATGATACAGAGGCGGGACAGGTCTTGACGGTAAAAGGTAGCGTGTATCTGGTAAGGAATGCTCAAAAGAACAACGCAGAGCCACAGATGCAGCTTTTACTCAAAGATACAGTTGTAACAGACAGGGGGGCAAGGACAAAACTCTTTTTTATGGATGACAGTATCCTCAATCTTGGCGAGTTAAGCAGGGTTGAGGTCAAAGAATATTTATATACTCCGGAGAAGAAGAGATCAAGGTCTGTGTACAGGCTGATTAGCGGTTCTCTGAGGATGGTAGTGGGGAGGTCGGATCTTGAGATTCATACACCGACTGCAGTGGCAGCCGCAAGGGGGACGAAATTTATAGTATGGGTTGAAGGCAGCGGAGATAACATGTTTACAGGAATAATAACCCTTGAGTCTGAGGTTGTAGTAAAGAATATCGTTAAGGGCATAGCTGGAGAGGTTACGGTAAAGAGTGGTCAGATGAGCCGTGTTTACATGGATAAGCCACCAGAGGCAGCACAACCGATTGATATCGGAATAATGAGACAATTAAGTGACCAGACCATGGTTTTAGGAAATACAATAAAGGGTCCTGACAGATTGCCCGAGGGAATACCGATGCAATTTACTGAGGGTTTATACATGTTTCAGCCACCGGTGTCTCAGGAACCGGTAGAGACGTCTGTTCCGGTAACCATAAATGTAATCTTTCCATAG
- a CDS encoding tetratricopeptide repeat protein, which yields MRYLCIALVFIFLSTVSPLYAGSEDYELYIAQGIQKINQGKTKDAIVLLRKALKLTPESPEAAYYAGVAYSINGNYKEAESLFLQTLQLDETSANAYLELGRIYYVTSRCDDLEELLSKFIDRSKDKALKGEAAELVDGCRNKAEEKPYRLDISAGTQYDSNVILEPSNPPVSAERKSDTRAVLYVTSGAVLLKDRVIKLTLDYNFYQSLHMNLNEFNVQYHKITPVLEMTFSDALRSSVGYSLEYTLLGSDLYSRFHTFYGKFTVKESEKLSTEAIYEYRSLKYWDGDIFQTNSIRTGYQNTVGIKQNFYLNRLSGEIYYFSDFNRAKEGYWAFDGQRLGAELAYKITPHLHINVSGEYNERRYHDDFPGFQEKRLDRMQQYSLRLIYFISERMSASVTESYTVNDSNIALFNYKRNITGIFLTIDVL from the coding sequence ATGAGGTATTTATGCATAGCATTAGTATTTATATTCCTTTCTACAGTGTCACCACTTTATGCCGGGTCAGAAGATTACGAGTTATATATTGCACAGGGTATCCAGAAGATAAATCAGGGGAAAACGAAGGATGCTATCGTGTTACTCAGGAAAGCACTGAAATTAACGCCGGAAAGTCCGGAAGCCGCTTATTACGCAGGAGTTGCCTATTCAATAAATGGTAACTATAAAGAGGCGGAGAGCCTGTTTTTACAGACACTTCAACTGGATGAGACATCCGCAAATGCATATCTCGAACTTGGCCGTATCTATTATGTCACATCGAGATGTGACGATTTGGAAGAGCTTCTTTCAAAATTTATAGACCGTTCAAAAGACAAGGCCTTAAAAGGGGAGGCAGCTGAATTAGTGGATGGTTGCAGGAATAAGGCTGAAGAGAAACCATACAGGCTTGATATTTCTGCAGGCACTCAGTATGACAGCAACGTAATACTTGAGCCCTCCAACCCCCCTGTCAGTGCGGAGAGAAAGTCGGACACCAGGGCTGTGTTATATGTAACGTCCGGAGCCGTTCTCTTAAAAGACAGGGTCATAAAGCTGACGCTGGATTATAACTTCTACCAGAGTCTTCACATGAACCTGAATGAATTCAATGTGCAGTACCATAAAATCACGCCTGTCTTAGAGATGACTTTTTCCGATGCACTCAGGTCTTCAGTGGGATACTCCCTGGAGTATACGCTCCTTGGCAGTGACCTATACAGCAGATTCCATACCTTTTACGGCAAGTTTACCGTGAAAGAGAGTGAGAAGCTCTCAACAGAGGCAATATATGAATACAGGAGTCTTAAGTACTGGGACGGCGATATATTTCAGACCAATTCCATACGCACAGGATATCAAAACACCGTGGGTATAAAGCAGAATTTTTATTTAAACCGGCTATCAGGGGAGATATATTACTTTAGTGATTTTAACAGGGCAAAAGAGGGCTACTGGGCTTTTGACGGACAGAGGTTAGGTGCTGAACTTGCCTATAAGATAACACCTCATCTGCATATTAATGTTTCAGGTGAATACAATGAGAGGCGGTACCATGATGACTTCCCGGGCTTTCAGGAGAAACGGTTGGACAGGATGCAGCAATACTCTCTAAGGCTGATATACTTCATTTCTGAGAGGATGAGTGCCTCTGTAACAGAGAGCTATACTGTTAATGATTCGAATATTGCTCTTTTTAATTACAAGAGGAATATAACAGGGATATTCTTAACAATAGATGTATTGTGA
- the hypA gene encoding hydrogenase maturation nickel metallochaperone HypA, which yields MHEVSIAQSILDIAITECRKAEYKRINSISLRIGKVSGVKVQSLLFAFDIIKIDTIAQGATLICEEVPVAGYCPQCHNNFEVASDLILACPECGGTRFKINGGRELDIVEIDVD from the coding sequence ATGCATGAGGTGTCCATAGCCCAAAGCATTCTGGATATAGCAATAACAGAGTGCCGGAAAGCTGAGTACAAGAGGATAAATTCTATTTCATTACGTATAGGGAAGGTTTCAGGAGTAAAGGTCCAGTCTCTCCTTTTTGCATTTGATATAATCAAAATTGATACCATTGCCCAAGGTGCAACCCTGATCTGTGAAGAGGTTCCTGTAGCCGGGTATTGCCCGCAATGTCATAATAATTTTGAGGTTGCATCCGACTTGATCCTTGCCTGTCCTGAATGTGGTGGAACCCGCTTCAAAATCAATGGGGGAAGAGAACTTGATATTGTGGAGATTGATGTTGACTGA
- a CDS encoding NAD-dependent epimerase/dehydratase family protein, producing the protein MKVLVTGATGFIGSHLVEALAGRGYSVKCLVRSSSDLRWIETLLFPSKMTNLPEAPSVELFYGDCQDINSLKGAVEDCDYVFHLAGLTKTVEEDNFFAVNVKGTENIVNALIDKGRRLKRFVFLSSLAAVGPSLNGTPVTESTEPHPVSFYGKSKLEAEGVVYSVRDKIPVTIIRPPAVYGPRDRDFHMLFKMIKRGVFPYWGKTVYSLVYVDDLINGILFSIANEIATGKLYFISDSKVYTNEEIAFEIAGIFERSFIKLRIPKAVMPLFAGISERFSKGGIINRDKIRELHHPYWICDSTLATQELGYKSTVTLKEGMKWTADWYRINRWL; encoded by the coding sequence ATGAAAGTACTTGTTACAGGTGCTACAGGATTTATTGGAAGCCATTTAGTCGAGGCTCTTGCGGGCCGGGGCTATAGTGTTAAATGTCTTGTAAGGTCGTCTTCAGACCTTAGATGGATAGAAACACTACTTTTCCCTTCGAAGATGACAAACCTTCCGGAAGCCCCCTCCGTTGAGCTCTTTTACGGAGATTGTCAGGATATCAATAGTTTAAAAGGGGCTGTCGAGGATTGTGATTACGTCTTCCACCTTGCAGGACTTACAAAGACCGTGGAAGAGGATAATTTTTTTGCTGTTAATGTTAAGGGGACGGAAAACATTGTTAATGCCTTAATAGATAAGGGCAGGAGACTAAAGAGATTCGTCTTTCTCAGCAGCCTTGCTGCCGTAGGCCCGAGCCTCAACGGAACACCTGTTACAGAGAGTACGGAACCTCACCCTGTCTCTTTTTACGGAAAGAGCAAACTCGAGGCCGAAGGCGTCGTTTACAGCGTAAGGGACAAGATACCTGTAACAATAATAAGACCTCCGGCGGTTTACGGCCCGAGGGACCGGGATTTTCATATGCTCTTCAAGATGATAAAACGAGGGGTATTTCCATATTGGGGGAAGACCGTTTATTCTTTGGTTTATGTCGATGACCTGATAAATGGTATACTATTTTCCATAGCAAATGAGATTGCCACCGGCAAGCTCTATTTCATCTCGGACTCGAAGGTCTATACAAATGAAGAGATAGCCTTTGAGATAGCCGGGATTTTTGAACGGTCTTTTATAAAGTTGCGGATACCAAAGGCCGTGATGCCTCTTTTTGCAGGTATCAGTGAGCGGTTCAGTAAAGGGGGGATAATCAATAGAGACAAAATACGGGAGTTGCATCACCCATATTGGATATGTGATTCAACTCTTGCGACACAAGAACTGGGATATAAATCAACTGTAACATTAAAGGAAGGGATGAAATGGACGGCAGACTGGTACAGAATAAACAGATGGCTGTGA
- a CDS encoding GNAT family N-acetyltransferase yields the protein MIEVTEAKTDQEIKEFIKFPFKLYKNDPYYSPELIKDQKEHFSPANPFFKNAAVKFFLAREGGKIVGRVTSIVNQQHIGYHNEKAGFFGFFESRNDPDIANTLLDTVSKDLSEAGMTVMRGPMDFSTNEQCGFLIDGFHEPPMLMTPYNPPYYPELMQQCGMIKAKDLLAFILDVPKELPEKVLRVARLAERRGIKIRQIEKKRFSEELRAFKEVYNEAWNTNWGFIPLTDDDLEYLGKRLKPIAPPEMTLIAEKDGEPVGFLGLLPDFNLLLRKMNGRLTAISILKALYYQRTITDLRLLLLGVKSAYRHRGVDALMFREAFKAARKRHKRVEMSWILEDNEPVIRLIEMFGSSLYKRYRIYEKGI from the coding sequence ATGATAGAGGTCACTGAAGCAAAAACAGATCAGGAGATAAAAGAATTTATAAAGTTCCCTTTTAAATTATATAAAAACGACCCCTATTACAGCCCTGAGCTTATAAAGGACCAGAAAGAACACTTTTCTCCTGCAAACCCCTTTTTCAAGAATGCCGCTGTAAAATTTTTTCTTGCCAGGGAGGGAGGGAAAATAGTTGGAAGGGTCACATCAATAGTCAATCAACAGCACATCGGATATCATAATGAAAAAGCCGGATTCTTTGGTTTCTTTGAGTCCCGCAATGACCCCGATATCGCAAATACCCTGTTAGATACGGTTTCAAAGGACCTCAGCGAGGCAGGAATGACAGTTATGAGGGGGCCCATGGACTTTTCAACAAATGAGCAGTGCGGCTTTCTGATAGACGGATTCCATGAACCACCCATGCTCATGACCCCATACAACCCCCCTTATTATCCAGAGCTGATGCAACAGTGCGGGATGATAAAGGCAAAGGACCTCCTCGCATTTATTCTTGATGTCCCTAAGGAATTACCCGAAAAAGTACTTCGTGTCGCCCGTCTGGCCGAGCGCAGGGGCATAAAGATAAGACAGATTGAAAAGAAGAGGTTCAGCGAAGAACTCCGTGCATTCAAGGAGGTTTATAATGAGGCATGGAATACAAACTGGGGATTCATCCCCCTCACAGACGACGATCTGGAGTACCTTGGAAAACGTCTAAAACCCATTGCCCCACCCGAGATGACGCTGATTGCAGAGAAGGATGGTGAGCCTGTTGGATTCCTCGGTCTGCTGCCTGATTTCAATCTCCTCCTCAGAAAGATGAATGGCAGATTAACCGCGATATCCATTCTTAAGGCCCTCTACTACCAGAGAACAATAACGGACCTCAGGCTTCTACTCCTTGGCGTTAAGTCCGCATACAGGCACAGGGGAGTGGATGCCCTGATGTTCAGAGAGGCATTTAAGGCCGCAAGGAAACGCCATAAACGGGTGGAAATGTCATGGATTCTGGAAGACAATGAGCCGGTTATAAGACTTATCGAGATGTTCGGAAGCAGCTTGTATAAGAGATACCGAATATATGAAAAGGGAATATAA
- a CDS encoding beta-ketoacyl-[acyl-carrier-protein] synthase family protein: protein MQMRRVVITGIGAVTPLGLNFQETWDGLKKGLSGLSGCSRVEVDDIPWKVTGELRGFDTLSFLTPKEKNRLDPFIQFSLAAALSAFEDTSLYPEPNIMVIIGSSRGGVSRIEESLSAYFKEGRPLSAYLMPATTISMAPSYIAHKLGLRGYCLGISNACASGTMAIGEAFRLIRTGYADIALTGGTEAPLCRLCLEGYGRTGALSTGTDSSASRPFDRDRDGFVLSEGACVMVVEEMQHAIKRGAVIYAEIMGYASINDGFHQTMPSEAGEAATISLALQYAGITTEEVDMVNAHGTSTVSGDRVEALALKEVFGTRLRDIHVTANKSMTGHMLAASGALEVAATAMSLHEGLIPPTINLALPDRECGLNISSDLVEKDIRVALSTSFGFGGINAALVLKKV, encoded by the coding sequence ATGCAAATGAGGCGGGTGGTTATAACAGGTATTGGCGCAGTTACTCCCTTGGGGCTTAACTTTCAGGAGACCTGGGATGGGTTGAAGAAAGGTCTCTCCGGGCTTTCCGGATGCAGCAGGGTTGAGGTGGATGATATACCGTGGAAGGTGACCGGAGAGTTAAGAGGGTTTGATACCCTCTCTTTCCTGACTCCCAAGGAGAAGAACCGTCTTGACCCATTTATACAGTTTTCCCTCGCTGCTGCCCTTTCTGCATTTGAAGACACCTCTTTATATCCCGAGCCGAATATTATGGTCATAATAGGTTCGAGCAGGGGAGGGGTCAGCAGGATTGAAGAATCCCTGAGTGCATATTTTAAGGAGGGACGGCCCCTGTCAGCCTATCTGATGCCGGCTACAACAATAAGTATGGCACCGTCATATATTGCGCACAAACTCGGTTTAAGGGGATACTGTCTTGGCATATCCAATGCCTGTGCATCGGGCACCATGGCAATTGGGGAAGCATTCAGGCTGATAAGGACTGGGTATGCGGACATTGCCCTGACAGGCGGGACAGAGGCGCCTTTATGCAGGTTATGTCTTGAAGGATATGGCAGGACAGGTGCGCTCTCCACAGGTACAGACAGCAGCGCAAGCCGCCCCTTTGACAGGGACCGCGATGGGTTTGTCCTCTCAGAGGGTGCCTGTGTCATGGTTGTTGAGGAGATGCAGCATGCCATAAAGAGGGGGGCCGTGATTTATGCCGAGATTATGGGTTATGCCAGCATTAATGACGGGTTTCATCAGACAATGCCCTCAGAGGCTGGTGAGGCTGCGACGATAAGTCTGGCACTTCAATATGCGGGTATCACGACAGAGGAGGTTGATATGGTTAATGCCCACGGAACTTCCACGGTATCAGGTGACAGGGTGGAGGCCCTTGCACTGAAAGAGGTTTTTGGAACGAGGTTACGGGATATCCATGTAACGGCAAACAAGTCCATGACAGGGCATATGCTTGCAGCATCAGGCGCCCTGGAGGTGGCAGCCACAGCCATGAGTCTTCATGAGGGACTGATTCCTCCAACCATAAACCTTGCCCTGCCTGACAGGGAGTGTGGTCTTAATATTTCCTCAGACCTTGTAGAGAAGGACATCCGGGTGGCCCTGAGCACTTCTTTCGGTTTTGGGGGAATTAATGCAGCCCTTGTATTGAAAAAGGTTTAG
- a CDS encoding DUF1858 domain-containing protein — protein sequence MATTRKEVDRDTIIGDIIREMPEATKVIEKYFGNGCFTCPGINVESIAFGATMHNVDPEVVVKEINELED from the coding sequence ATGGCGACAACCAGGAAAGAAGTTGACAGGGATACCATAATCGGGGACATAATCAGGGAGATGCCCGAGGCCACGAAGGTTATTGAGAAGTATTTTGGAAATGGTTGCTTTACGTGTCCGGGAATTAACGTGGAGTCAATTGCCTTTGGTGCAACGATGCATAACGTTGACCCCGAGGTGGTGGTAAAAGAAATAAACGAACTGGAGGACTGA
- a CDS encoding YtxH domain-containing protein, which translates to MEEREGYGVGSMFFAFLLGGFVGAGVALILAPQSGPETRRRVMDLAEDVKEKTSGIKEKVTKGVEQGKGTVSTTLEKGKEFIEEKKSALSSAIEAGKEAFEQEREKHKKT; encoded by the coding sequence ATGGAGGAAAGAGAGGGTTATGGTGTCGGCTCGATGTTTTTTGCCTTTTTGCTTGGTGGCTTTGTTGGTGCAGGTGTGGCCTTGATTCTGGCCCCTCAGTCAGGACCTGAGACGAGAAGACGGGTAATGGACCTTGCAGAGGATGTTAAGGAGAAGACGTCCGGGATTAAGGAGAAAGTCACAAAAGGGGTTGAGCAGGGTAAGGGAACGGTTTCTACAACCCTTGAGAAGGGCAAGGAGTTTATTGAGGAGAAAAAATCAGCCCTCAGCTCTGCTATTGAGGCCGGGAAAGAGGCATTTGAGCAGGAAAGGGAAAAGCACAAGAAGACCTGA
- a CDS encoding pyridoxal phosphate-dependent aminotransferase family protein, giving the protein MDGRLVQNKQMAVKKEDLFEKCLHFNKARELMELGLYPYFRVIESAQDPVVCSNGKKMIMVGSNNYLGLTNDPRVKEAAIKAIEKYGTGCAGSRFLNGTLEIHVELEEKLARFMRKEAAMVFSTGFQVNLGVISALIGKNDIVIIDKMDHASIIDGCRLSYGDIKKFRHNDMDDLERVLKNCNGKGKLIVVDGVFSMEGDIVDLPGVSGLAKQYKARLMVDDAHGIGVLGETGRGTCEYFGMEDDVDLIMGTYSKSLASIGGFIAGDEKVIHYIKHFARSLIFSASPPPASVAAVSAALDIIDEEPERIQRLSQITTKMLRAFKELGFEVGPSQTPIIPIIVKDDEIAFRMAMMLQDEGVFANVAVSPAVPNGKALIRTSYMATHTDEHLETVLKAFKKVGTSLGLI; this is encoded by the coding sequence ATGGACGGCAGACTGGTACAGAATAAACAGATGGCTGTGAAAAAAGAAGACCTCTTTGAAAAGTGTCTTCATTTTAACAAGGCCAGGGAACTGATGGAACTGGGACTATACCCCTACTTCCGGGTTATCGAGAGTGCCCAGGATCCGGTCGTCTGCTCAAATGGCAAGAAGATGATAATGGTCGGGTCCAATAACTACCTGGGACTGACTAATGATCCACGGGTTAAAGAGGCTGCCATAAAGGCTATAGAGAAGTATGGAACCGGCTGCGCAGGTTCACGATTCCTTAACGGCACACTGGAAATACACGTAGAGCTTGAAGAAAAACTCGCCCGTTTCATGAGAAAAGAGGCTGCCATGGTCTTTTCCACAGGTTTTCAGGTAAATCTCGGGGTAATTTCAGCCCTCATAGGAAAGAACGACATTGTCATAATCGATAAGATGGACCACGCCAGTATTATTGATGGTTGCAGGCTGTCCTATGGAGATATAAAGAAGTTCCGCCATAATGATATGGATGACCTTGAAAGGGTCCTGAAAAATTGTAATGGAAAAGGAAAACTTATTGTTGTCGATGGTGTCTTCAGCATGGAAGGTGATATAGTTGACCTGCCAGGGGTTTCCGGCCTTGCAAAACAGTATAAGGCCAGGCTGATGGTTGACGACGCCCATGGAATAGGCGTGCTGGGCGAGACAGGCCGTGGAACATGCGAATATTTCGGAATGGAAGACGATGTAGATCTGATTATGGGCACCTACAGCAAATCCCTTGCCTCAATTGGCGGCTTTATTGCTGGAGACGAGAAGGTGATACATTACATTAAACACTTTGCCCGTTCTCTTATCTTCAGTGCCAGCCCTCCTCCTGCCTCTGTGGCTGCTGTCAGTGCAGCACTGGATATAATCGATGAGGAACCGGAAAGGATTCAGAGACTGAGTCAGATTACAACAAAGATGCTCAGGGCTTTCAAGGAACTCGGATTTGAGGTTGGCCCGAGTCAGACACCGATCATACCCATAATTGTTAAGGATGATGAAATCGCTTTCAGAATGGCCATGATGCTGCAGGATGAAGGGGTCTTTGCCAATGTGGCTGTAAGTCCTGCGGTTCCCAATGGAAAGGCACTTATCAGAACCAGCTATATGGCTACACACACAGATGAGCACCTTGAAACAGTCTTAAAGGCATTCAAAAAGGTAGGAACCAGTCTGGGACTGATTTAA